A window of Pedococcus aerophilus contains these coding sequences:
- a CDS encoding aldo/keto reductase gives MEYRPLGGSGLMVSAVGLGCNAFGRRVDQEGLADILRAARETGVTLLDTADIYGGHPGQSEEMLGDALQGQRDEFVVATKFGMDMQGANGEDFGARGSRRYVRRAVEASLRRLQTDHIDLYQLHRPDPLTPIGETLEVLTDLVREGKVLYVGCSNFDGWQVADASWTSATAGLASFVSVQNEYSLLDRSVEDEVTPACERFDLGLLPFFPLGRGLLTGKYQRGAAAPEGSRAALEADRADWLVDADWDRVEALQAFADDRGVELLDVAIGGLAVQPQVASVISGVTSAAQVQRNARAVAWQPSVADLAALDAI, from the coding sequence ATGGAGTACCGGCCCCTCGGCGGCAGCGGCCTGATGGTCAGCGCGGTCGGCCTCGGGTGCAACGCGTTCGGCCGCCGCGTGGACCAGGAGGGCCTCGCCGACATCCTGCGCGCGGCCCGCGAGACCGGCGTCACCCTCTTGGACACCGCCGACATCTACGGCGGGCACCCGGGCCAGAGCGAGGAGATGCTCGGTGACGCGTTGCAGGGCCAGCGCGACGAGTTCGTCGTGGCGACGAAGTTCGGCATGGACATGCAGGGCGCCAACGGCGAGGACTTCGGTGCGCGCGGGTCACGCCGCTACGTCCGACGGGCGGTCGAGGCCAGCCTGCGCCGCCTGCAGACCGACCACATCGACCTCTACCAGCTGCACCGCCCCGACCCGCTGACGCCCATCGGCGAGACCCTCGAGGTCCTCACCGACCTGGTGCGCGAGGGCAAGGTCCTCTACGTCGGCTGCTCCAACTTCGACGGCTGGCAGGTCGCCGACGCGTCGTGGACCTCGGCGACCGCCGGGCTCGCGTCGTTCGTGTCGGTGCAGAACGAGTACTCCCTGCTCGACCGCTCGGTCGAGGACGAGGTGACCCCCGCCTGTGAGCGCTTCGACCTGGGCCTGCTCCCGTTCTTCCCTCTCGGCCGTGGCCTGCTCACCGGCAAGTACCAGCGCGGGGCTGCGGCTCCCGAGGGGTCGCGCGCCGCGCTCGAGGCCGACCGCGCGGACTGGCTCGTCGACGCGGACTGGGACCGGGTGGAGGCCCTCCAGGCGTTCGCGGACGACCGTGGCGTCGAGCTCCTCGACGTGGCGATCGGTGGGCTGGCGGTCCAGCCGCAGGTCGCGTCGGTCATCTCCGGCGTCACCAGTGCCGCGCAGGTGCAGCGCAACGCGCGCGCCGTCGCCTGGCAGCCGAGCGTCGCCGACCTCGCCGCCCTCGACGCGATCTGA
- the efp gene encoding elongation factor P: MASTNELKNGLVLNLEGQLWSVVEFQHVKPGKGPAFVRTKLKNVLSGKVVDKTFNAGVKVETANVDRRDMQYLYKDGTDYVFMDGSTYDQIYIPEATVGTAADYLLENQMAQVATHDGTVLYVELPTSVVLEITYTEPGLQGDRSTGGTKPATLETGAQINVPLFLEQGTKVKVDTRDGSYLGRVN; this comes from the coding sequence GTGGCATCGACCAACGAGCTCAAGAACGGCCTGGTCCTGAACCTCGAGGGACAGCTGTGGTCCGTCGTGGAGTTCCAGCACGTCAAGCCCGGCAAGGGCCCGGCGTTCGTGCGCACCAAGCTCAAGAACGTCCTCTCCGGCAAGGTCGTCGACAAGACCTTCAACGCAGGCGTCAAGGTCGAGACCGCGAACGTCGACCGCCGCGACATGCAGTACCTCTACAAGGACGGTACCGACTACGTCTTCATGGACGGGTCGACCTACGACCAGATCTACATCCCCGAGGCCACCGTCGGCACCGCCGCGGACTACCTCCTCGAGAACCAGATGGCCCAGGTCGCCACGCACGACGGCACCGTCCTCTACGTCGAGCTCCCGACCTCGGTCGTGCTCGAGATCACCTACACCGAGCCTGGCCTGCAGGGTGACCGCTCCACCGGTGGCACCAAGCCGGCGACCCTCGAGACCGGTGCGCAGATCAACGTGCCGCTGTTCCTCGAGCAGGGCACCAAGGTCAAGGTCGACACCCGCGACGGCTCGTACCTCGGCCGCGTGAACTAA
- the nusB gene encoding transcription antitermination factor NusB, producing the protein MAARSKARKRAIDILFEAEQRGLNARDLLAERLAKPVTEAPLNQYTADLVEGVVSHWTDINELLSTYSQGWTIERMPSVDRAILRLGAWEILYSDDIPDGVAISEAVELATSLSTDDSPKFVNGLLGRLAEVKPTLA; encoded by the coding sequence GTGGCTGCTCGCTCCAAGGCGCGCAAGCGCGCGATCGACATCCTCTTCGAGGCCGAGCAGCGTGGGCTGAACGCCCGCGACCTGCTGGCCGAGCGGCTCGCGAAGCCGGTCACCGAGGCCCCGCTCAACCAGTACACCGCCGACCTCGTCGAGGGCGTCGTGTCGCACTGGACCGACATCAACGAGCTGCTCTCGACGTACTCCCAGGGCTGGACGATCGAGCGCATGCCGAGCGTCGACCGCGCGATCCTGCGCCTCGGCGCCTGGGAGATCCTCTACTCCGACGACATCCCCGACGGGGTCGCGATCTCCGAGGCCGTCGAGCTGGCCACCAGCCTGTCGACCGACGACTCCCCGAAGTTCGTCAACGGCCTGCTCGGTCGGCTCGCCGAGGTCAAGCCGACCCTGGCCTGA
- a CDS encoding GNAT family N-acetyltransferase — protein sequence MSPRDPAEDDDVVGFAHVLDLDGHAHLEQIAVLPDRSRRGIGAVLLEEACRYAAEQGSAQVTLRTFRDVPWNAPFYARHGFEVLDPEPGWMQPLRDAEARIGLPQNGIRVAMVRQVD from the coding sequence GTGAGTCCGCGTGACCCTGCCGAGGACGACGACGTGGTGGGGTTCGCCCACGTGCTCGACCTCGACGGTCACGCGCACCTCGAGCAGATCGCGGTCCTGCCGGACCGTTCGCGACGCGGGATCGGGGCCGTCCTCCTCGAGGAGGCGTGCCGGTATGCCGCCGAGCAGGGCTCCGCGCAGGTCACCCTGCGCACCTTCCGCGACGTCCCGTGGAACGCCCCGTTCTACGCGCGGCACGGGTTCGAGGTCCTGGACCCGGAGCCCGGCTGGATGCAGCCCCTGCGCGACGCAGAAGCCCGGATCGGGTTGCCGCAGAACGGCATCCGCGTCGCCATGGTCCGTCAGGTCGACTGA
- a CDS encoding NAD(P)-dependent oxidoreductase, with amino-acid sequence MPARTSALRGRFDLAMTTTVAVLGTGIMGTGMARSLARAGLEVRAWNRSPERAAALEHDGVRVCAEAGEAVSGAEVVVTMLHDTVAVLDVVAPLLDDLGGAVWLQTSTVGVEGVEQLAALAARHSVPFLDAPVLGTKAPAENGALVVVVSGDRGLEDRVRPVLDAVGSRTMWVGDSPGAASRLKLAVNAWIASVNAAVAQSVALTDAFGLDPRLFLEAIGGGPTDTPYAQLKGGLMIDQSYDASFAVGSALKDVGLIQDAATTVGVESRLLDALSAVYAAAARTGHERSDMAAVREAFRPE; translated from the coding sequence GTGCCGGCGCGGACGTCGGCCCTACGCGGAAGGTTCGACCTGGCGATGACGACGACGGTGGCTGTGCTCGGCACGGGGATCATGGGAACCGGTATGGCGCGCAGCCTGGCCCGCGCAGGGCTCGAGGTGAGGGCGTGGAACCGCAGCCCGGAGCGTGCGGCAGCCCTCGAGCACGATGGCGTTCGGGTGTGCGCCGAGGCGGGCGAGGCCGTCTCCGGTGCCGAGGTCGTGGTGACGATGCTGCACGACACCGTGGCCGTGCTCGACGTGGTGGCACCGCTGCTCGACGACCTGGGCGGCGCCGTCTGGCTCCAGACGTCGACGGTCGGGGTCGAGGGCGTGGAGCAGCTGGCCGCGTTGGCGGCCCGGCACTCGGTGCCGTTCCTCGACGCCCCCGTGCTCGGGACCAAGGCGCCTGCCGAGAACGGCGCCCTCGTCGTCGTGGTCTCAGGAGACCGCGGGCTCGAGGACCGCGTGCGGCCCGTGCTCGACGCGGTCGGCAGCCGGACGATGTGGGTGGGCGACTCCCCCGGCGCCGCGAGCCGGCTCAAGCTCGCGGTCAACGCCTGGATCGCCTCGGTCAACGCAGCCGTCGCCCAGTCGGTCGCCCTGACCGACGCGTTCGGCCTCGACCCGCGGCTCTTCCTCGAGGCCATCGGGGGCGGGCCGACGGACACGCCCTACGCGCAGCTCAAGGGCGGCCTGATGATCGACCAGTCGTACGACGCGTCGTTCGCCGTCGGCAGCGCCCTCAAGGACGTGGGCCTGATCCAGGACGCCGCGACCACCGTCGGGGTCGAAAGCAGGCTGCTCGACGCGCTGTCCGCCGTCTACGCCGCGGCGGCCAGGACCGGGCACGAGCGCAGCGACATGGCCGCGGTCCGGGAGGCCTTCCGCCCTGAGTGA
- the pyrR gene encoding bifunctional pyr operon transcriptional regulator/uracil phosphoribosyltransferase PyrR, which translates to MRPDSAVPTPVDASPAPGAPAPSPSRTVLTASDISRALRRVAHEILEHNKGGSDLVVLGIPSRGVVLAQRLAAVMESVEGRPVPVGALDVTMHRDDLRRQPTRSPRHTDIPGGGIDDKVVVLVDDVLYSGRTVRAALDALSDLGRPRAVRLAVLVDRGHRELPIRADHVGKNLPTSSSERVSVRLSDHDGVEDQVTIAGGDRP; encoded by the coding sequence GTGCGTCCTGACTCTGCCGTACCCACTCCCGTCGACGCCTCCCCGGCTCCCGGAGCTCCCGCACCGTCCCCGTCGCGCACGGTCCTCACGGCCAGCGACATCTCCCGCGCCCTGCGCCGCGTGGCCCACGAGATCCTCGAGCACAACAAGGGCGGCTCCGACCTCGTCGTGCTCGGCATCCCCAGCCGCGGGGTGGTCCTGGCCCAGCGGCTCGCCGCCGTGATGGAGAGCGTGGAGGGCAGGCCGGTCCCGGTCGGCGCGCTCGACGTGACCATGCACCGCGACGACCTGCGGCGACAGCCCACCCGCAGCCCGCGGCACACCGACATCCCCGGTGGCGGCATCGACGACAAGGTCGTCGTCCTCGTCGACGACGTCCTCTACTCGGGCCGCACCGTCCGGGCCGCGCTCGACGCCCTGTCCGACCTCGGGCGGCCCCGCGCCGTGCGCCTCGCGGTGCTCGTCGACCGCGGGCACCGTGAGCTGCCCATCCGCGCCGACCACGTCGGCAAGAACCTGCCCACGTCGAGCAGCGAGCGGGTCTCGGTGCGGCTGTCGGACCACGACGGCGTCGAGGACCAGGTCACCATCGCCGGAGGAGACCGCCCATGA
- a CDS encoding aspartate carbamoyltransferase catalytic subunit, translating into MSTTTTARRTHRHLLSSADLDRGQVRAILDTAAEMHGVQQREVKKLPTLRGRTVVNLFFEDSTRTRSSFEIAGKWLSADVINISGKGSSTSKGESLRDTVLTVAAMGVDALVIRHHASGAAQQVSQWVDAHVVNAGDGTHEHPTQALLDAYTMERRLGDLEGRHVAIVGDLTHSRVVRSNLITLRTLGARVTLVAPPTLMPSGIGAWAAAEGFALSNDFDAVLPTADAVMMLRVQRERMSGGFFPTPREYTVGYGLTRPRLDVLMAANPDAVICHPGPMNRGLEISPDAADAASSLVLDQVSAGVAVRMSVLYHLLAGGEGEDS; encoded by the coding sequence ATGAGCACGACCACCACCGCGCGCCGTACGCATCGCCACCTGCTGTCCTCCGCGGACCTCGACCGCGGCCAGGTCCGGGCCATCCTCGACACCGCCGCGGAGATGCACGGGGTGCAGCAGCGCGAGGTCAAGAAGCTGCCGACCCTGCGCGGCCGCACGGTCGTCAACCTGTTCTTCGAGGACTCGACCCGCACGCGCAGCTCGTTCGAGATCGCGGGCAAGTGGCTCTCGGCCGACGTCATCAACATCAGCGGCAAGGGCTCCTCGACCTCCAAGGGCGAGTCCCTGCGCGACACGGTGCTCACCGTCGCGGCGATGGGCGTCGACGCCCTCGTCATCCGCCACCACGCCAGCGGTGCCGCCCAGCAGGTCAGCCAGTGGGTCGACGCGCACGTCGTCAACGCCGGCGACGGCACGCACGAGCACCCGACGCAGGCCCTGCTCGACGCGTACACGATGGAGCGCCGCCTCGGTGACCTCGAGGGTCGTCACGTCGCCATCGTCGGCGACCTGACCCACTCCCGCGTCGTCCGCTCCAACCTCATCACCCTGCGGACGCTGGGCGCCCGGGTCACGCTGGTCGCCCCGCCGACCCTGATGCCGAGTGGCATCGGCGCGTGGGCGGCAGCCGAGGGGTTCGCCCTGTCGAACGACTTCGACGCCGTGCTGCCGACCGCCGACGCCGTGATGATGCTGCGGGTGCAGCGGGAGCGGATGAGTGGCGGGTTCTTCCCGACGCCGCGGGAGTACACCGTCGGCTACGGCCTGACCCGCCCGCGCCTCGACGTGCTGATGGCCGCCAACCCCGACGCCGTCATCTGCCACCCCGGCCCCATGAACCGTGGCCTCGAGATCTCGCCGGATGCCGCCGACGCGGCTTCGTCGCTGGTGCTCGACCAGGTGAGCGCGGGCGTCGCGGTGCGGATGAGCGTGCTCTACCACCTTCTCGCCGGTGGCGAGGGAGAGGACAGCTGA
- a CDS encoding dihydroorotase, whose product MASLLVTGANLLGRGATDLLVEDGVITEVGSIRSAKGADVLDADGLVALPGLVDLHTHLREPGREDAETIASGAAAAAVGGFTAVLAMANTNPVTDTAEAAERILDLGRATGLVDVVPVGAVTKGLAGEELAELGLMHRSRARTTFFSDDGKCVHNARVMRRALEYVRAFGGVVSQHAQDPHLAGPQACAHEGELSGRLGLPGWPGIAEESIVARDVMLARHIGSRVHVAHVSTAGTVEVVRWAKAQGIDVTAEVTPHHLVLTTDLLAGYDPTFKVNPPLRPQEDVDALRAALADGTIDAVATDHAPHARHDKEHAFVDAAFGMLGLETALSVVSDVMVRGGLLDWAGVARVMSQSPARIAGLAAHGSTLSVGDAAHLTLVDPAAEVTVDRGASLSLSRNNPWHGRTLQGAVHATVFGGRVTAQKGALA is encoded by the coding sequence ATGGCCAGCCTGCTCGTCACCGGAGCCAACCTGCTCGGCCGGGGCGCGACCGACCTCCTCGTCGAGGACGGCGTCATCACCGAGGTCGGCTCGATCCGCTCGGCCAAGGGCGCCGACGTCCTCGACGCCGACGGTCTCGTGGCGCTGCCCGGACTCGTCGACCTCCACACCCACCTGCGCGAGCCCGGCCGCGAGGACGCCGAGACCATCGCGTCCGGTGCTGCCGCTGCGGCCGTCGGTGGGTTCACCGCCGTGCTCGCCATGGCCAACACCAACCCCGTCACCGACACCGCAGAGGCGGCCGAGCGCATCCTCGACCTCGGGCGGGCCACCGGTCTGGTGGACGTCGTCCCGGTGGGCGCCGTCACCAAGGGCCTCGCGGGGGAGGAGCTCGCCGAGCTCGGCCTCATGCACCGCTCCCGCGCACGGACCACGTTCTTCTCCGACGACGGCAAGTGCGTGCACAACGCGCGCGTCATGCGCCGGGCCCTGGAGTACGTCCGCGCGTTCGGCGGCGTCGTCTCCCAGCACGCCCAGGACCCGCACCTCGCCGGTCCGCAGGCCTGCGCCCACGAGGGCGAGCTGTCCGGCCGCCTCGGACTGCCGGGCTGGCCGGGCATCGCGGAGGAGTCGATCGTCGCCCGCGACGTCATGCTCGCCCGTCACATCGGCTCGCGCGTCCACGTCGCCCACGTCTCCACGGCGGGCACCGTCGAGGTCGTCCGCTGGGCCAAGGCCCAGGGCATCGACGTCACCGCCGAGGTCACGCCGCACCACCTCGTGCTCACCACCGACCTGCTCGCCGGCTACGACCCGACGTTCAAGGTCAACCCGCCGCTGCGGCCGCAGGAGGACGTCGACGCGCTGCGCGCGGCGCTCGCCGACGGCACGATCGACGCCGTGGCCACCGACCACGCGCCGCACGCCCGGCACGACAAGGAGCACGCGTTCGTCGACGCCGCCTTCGGGATGCTCGGCCTGGAGACCGCGCTGTCGGTGGTCAGCGACGTCATGGTGCGCGGCGGGCTGCTCGACTGGGCCGGGGTCGCCCGCGTCATGTCGCAGTCGCCCGCACGCATCGCCGGGCTCGCGGCGCACGGTTCGACCCTGTCGGTGGGCGACGCAGCCCACCTCACGCTGGTCGACCCCGCCGCCGAGGTCACGGTCGACCGCGGCGCCAGCCTGTCGCTGTCGCGCAACAACCCCTGGCACGGCCGGACGCTGCAGGGCGCGGTCCACGCCACCGTGTTCGGTGGTCGCGTCACCGCCCAGAAGGGAGCCCTCGCGTGA
- the carA gene encoding glutamine-hydrolyzing carbamoyl-phosphate synthase small subunit, protein MTSPAHLAPRGAAVLVLEDGRAFHGDAYGATGQTVGEAVFSTGMTGYQETLTDPSYHRQVVVMTAPHVGNTGVNDEDDESRKIWVAGYVVRDPALRPSNWRSQRSLEDDLREQGVVGISGIDTRALTRHLRERGAMRVGIFSGDQAEQPVAQLASTVQQAPLMAGAALAAEVTTSEAYVVPAVGEKRFTVAALDLGIKAMTPALLAQQGIEVHVLPASSTFEQVRAVGEDGPDGVFFSNGPGDPSTADAEVAVLRQVLDARIPFFGICFGNQLLGRALGFGTYKLKYGHRGINQPVMDRTTGKVEVTAHNHGFAVDAPLDGEVTAPADAEGSAYGRVRVSHVCLNDDVVEGLECLDLPAYSVQYHPEAAAGPHDAGYLFDRFVELMSSNEKGTHA, encoded by the coding sequence ATGACCAGTCCCGCCCACCTCGCACCGCGCGGTGCCGCCGTCCTCGTCCTCGAGGACGGGCGGGCCTTCCACGGTGACGCGTACGGCGCCACCGGCCAGACCGTCGGCGAGGCCGTGTTCTCCACCGGCATGACCGGCTACCAGGAGACGCTCACCGACCCGAGCTACCACCGCCAGGTCGTCGTCATGACCGCCCCGCACGTGGGCAACACCGGCGTCAACGACGAGGACGACGAGTCCCGGAAGATCTGGGTCGCCGGGTACGTCGTGCGCGACCCCGCGCTGCGCCCGTCGAACTGGCGCTCCCAGCGATCCCTCGAGGACGACCTGCGCGAGCAGGGTGTCGTCGGCATCAGCGGCATCGACACCCGGGCCCTGACCCGCCACCTGCGCGAGCGCGGCGCCATGCGCGTGGGCATCTTCTCCGGCGACCAGGCCGAGCAGCCCGTCGCGCAGCTTGCCTCGACGGTGCAGCAGGCGCCGCTGATGGCCGGCGCCGCCCTGGCGGCCGAGGTCACCACCTCCGAGGCCTACGTCGTGCCGGCGGTGGGGGAGAAGCGCTTCACGGTGGCGGCCCTCGACCTCGGCATCAAGGCGATGACGCCGGCGCTGCTGGCGCAGCAGGGCATCGAGGTGCACGTGCTGCCCGCGAGCTCGACCTTCGAGCAGGTCAGGGCCGTCGGCGAGGACGGCCCGGACGGGGTGTTCTTCTCCAACGGTCCCGGGGACCCGTCCACCGCCGACGCCGAGGTCGCGGTCCTGCGGCAGGTGCTCGATGCGCGGATCCCGTTCTTCGGCATCTGCTTCGGCAACCAGCTGCTCGGGCGCGCACTCGGGTTCGGCACCTACAAGCTCAAGTACGGTCACCGCGGGATCAACCAGCCGGTCATGGACCGCACCACCGGCAAGGTCGAGGTGACGGCGCACAACCACGGCTTCGCCGTCGACGCCCCGCTCGACGGCGAGGTGACCGCGCCGGCGGACGCCGAGGGGTCGGCATACGGCCGCGTGCGGGTCTCGCACGTGTGCCTCAACGACGACGTCGTCGAGGGCCTCGAGTGCCTCGACCTCCCCGCGTACTCGGTGCAGTACCACCCGGAGGCCGCCGCCGGCCCGCACGACGCGGGCTACCTGTTCGACCGGTTCGTCGAGTTGATGAGCAGCAATGAGAAGGGAACCCACGCCTGA
- the carB gene encoding carbamoyl-phosphate synthase large subunit: protein MGKREDIKSVLVIGSGPIVIGQACEFDYSGTQACRVLREEGIRVILVNSNPATIMTDPEFADATYVEPITPEVVESIIARERPDAVLATLGGQTALNCAISLHEAGVLEKYGCPLIGANVEAIQLGEDREKFKGVVERCGGESARSLICHTMDELLAAADDLGYPVVVRPSFTMGGLGSGFAYDEADLRRIGGAGLQYSPTTEVLLEESILGWKEYELEVMRDHADNVVVVCSIENLDPMGVHTGDSITVAPALTLTDREYQRLRDLGIAIIREVGVDTGGCNIQFAVNPADGRIIVIEMNPRVSRSSALASKATGFPIAKIAAKMAIGYTLDEVPNDITRETPASFEPSLDYVVVKVPRFAFEKFPAADPTLTTTMKSVGEAMSIGRNFTEALQKALRSMERKGSSFHWDGPKPSVEQARTFLHTAKTPTDGRIVTVQQAMRGGLSVEEVHEATGIDPWFLDQMELINAVAEQVATATELTPSLLRLAKRHGFSDTQIASLRAMPEAVVRGVRHALGVRPVYKTVDTCAAEFAALTPYHYSTYDEETEVAPREKPAVLILGSGPNRIGQGVEFDYSCVHASFALRDAGYDTVMVNCNPETVSTDYDTSSRLYFEPLTLEDVLEVVHAEQQAGPVAGVIVQLGGQTPLGLAKALKEAGVPIVGTSPEAIDLAEDRGAFGRVLAEARLPAPRHGTAYSAAEAVAVAQEIGYPVLVRPSYVLGGRGMEIVYDDETLSGYVTRATIASPEHPVLVDRFLDDAIEIDVDALYDGTDMYLGGIMEHIEEAGIHSGDSACTLPPVTLGVAELERVREATLKLAEGIGVRGLMNVQFALAQDVLYVLEANPRASRTVPFVAKATGVPVAKAAARVMLGATIKELRAEGMLPPFGDGGTMPSHAPVAVKEAVLPFKRFRTKDGQVVDSLLGPEMRSTGEVMGIDDDFGTAFAKGMLAAGSGLPREGKIFVSVANRDKRAMIFPVKRLADLGFTIVATTGTADVLRRNGIPSEVVHKHSERATAEGSIVDLILAGDIAMVVNTPSGPNARADGYAIRAATTSMDRPIVTTVQELAAAVQGIESQMKGEFTVKPLQEHARDLDLYGRTEADLAGGAA from the coding sequence ATGGGCAAGCGGGAAGACATCAAGAGCGTCCTGGTCATCGGCTCCGGGCCGATCGTCATCGGCCAGGCGTGCGAGTTCGACTACTCCGGCACGCAGGCCTGCCGCGTGCTGCGCGAGGAGGGCATCCGCGTCATCCTCGTCAACTCCAACCCGGCGACCATCATGACCGACCCGGAGTTCGCCGACGCGACCTACGTCGAGCCGATCACCCCCGAGGTCGTCGAGTCGATCATCGCCCGTGAGCGCCCCGACGCCGTGCTGGCGACCCTGGGTGGCCAGACCGCGCTCAACTGCGCGATCTCGCTGCACGAGGCCGGCGTCCTGGAGAAGTACGGCTGCCCGCTCATCGGCGCCAACGTCGAGGCGATCCAGCTCGGTGAGGACCGCGAGAAGTTCAAGGGTGTCGTCGAGCGCTGCGGTGGCGAGTCCGCCCGCTCACTCATCTGCCACACCATGGACGAGCTGCTCGCCGCGGCGGACGACCTCGGCTACCCCGTCGTCGTGCGCCCCTCCTTCACCATGGGCGGGCTCGGGTCCGGCTTCGCCTACGACGAGGCCGACCTGCGCCGCATCGGTGGCGCCGGCCTCCAGTACAGCCCGACGACCGAGGTGCTCCTCGAGGAGTCGATCCTCGGCTGGAAGGAGTACGAGCTCGAGGTCATGCGCGACCACGCCGACAACGTCGTGGTGGTCTGCTCGATCGAGAACCTCGACCCGATGGGCGTGCACACCGGTGACTCGATCACCGTGGCCCCGGCCCTGACGCTGACCGACCGCGAGTACCAGCGGCTGCGCGACCTCGGTATCGCCATCATCCGCGAGGTCGGGGTCGACACCGGCGGCTGCAACATCCAGTTCGCGGTGAACCCCGCCGACGGCCGGATCATCGTCATCGAGATGAACCCCCGCGTCTCGCGGTCCAGCGCCCTGGCGTCCAAGGCGACCGGCTTCCCGATCGCCAAGATCGCGGCGAAGATGGCCATCGGCTACACCCTCGACGAGGTGCCGAACGACATCACCCGCGAGACCCCGGCGTCCTTCGAGCCGTCGCTCGACTACGTGGTGGTGAAGGTGCCGCGGTTCGCGTTCGAGAAGTTCCCCGCCGCCGACCCGACCCTGACGACGACGATGAAGTCGGTCGGCGAGGCCATGTCGATCGGTCGCAACTTCACCGAGGCGCTCCAGAAGGCGCTGCGGTCGATGGAGCGCAAGGGCAGCAGCTTCCACTGGGACGGACCCAAGCCCAGCGTCGAGCAGGCCCGCACCTTCCTGCACACCGCGAAGACGCCGACCGACGGTCGCATCGTCACCGTGCAGCAGGCCATGCGCGGCGGGCTCTCGGTCGAGGAGGTCCACGAGGCCACCGGCATCGACCCGTGGTTCCTCGACCAGATGGAGCTCATCAACGCTGTCGCCGAGCAGGTCGCCACCGCCACCGAGCTGACGCCGTCCCTGCTGCGTCTGGCCAAGCGGCACGGCTTCTCCGACACCCAGATCGCGTCACTGCGAGCCATGCCCGAGGCCGTCGTCCGCGGGGTCCGCCACGCGCTCGGCGTGCGCCCGGTCTACAAGACGGTCGACACCTGTGCCGCCGAGTTCGCGGCCCTGACGCCGTACCACTACAGCACCTACGACGAGGAGACCGAGGTCGCGCCGCGCGAGAAGCCGGCCGTCCTCATCCTCGGCAGCGGCCCCAACCGCATCGGCCAGGGCGTCGAGTTCGACTACTCCTGCGTGCACGCCAGCTTCGCCCTGCGCGACGCCGGCTACGACACGGTGATGGTCAACTGCAACCCCGAGACCGTCTCCACCGACTACGACACCAGCTCGCGCCTCTACTTCGAGCCGCTCACCCTCGAGGACGTCCTCGAGGTCGTGCACGCCGAGCAGCAGGCCGGTCCGGTCGCCGGGGTCATCGTCCAGCTCGGCGGCCAGACACCGCTCGGCCTCGCCAAGGCGCTCAAGGAGGCCGGCGTCCCCATCGTCGGCACGAGCCCGGAGGCGATCGACCTCGCCGAGGACCGCGGTGCGTTCGGCCGAGTCCTCGCCGAGGCCAGGCTGCCCGCCCCGCGCCACGGAACGGCCTACAGCGCAGCAGAAGCCGTCGCCGTCGCGCAGGAGATCGGCTACCCCGTCCTCGTCCGCCCCTCCTACGTCCTCGGTGGGCGCGGCATGGAGATCGTGTACGACGACGAGACCCTCTCGGGGTACGTCACCCGCGCGACGATCGCCAGTCCGGAGCACCCGGTCCTCGTCGACCGGTTCCTCGACGACGCGATCGAGATCGACGTCGACGCCCTCTACGACGGCACCGACATGTACCTCGGCGGGATCATGGAGCACATCGAGGAGGCCGGCATCCACTCCGGTGACTCGGCCTGCACCCTCCCACCGGTGACGCTCGGGGTCGCCGAGCTCGAGCGGGTCCGCGAGGCGACGCTCAAGCTCGCCGAGGGGATCGGCGTCCGCGGCCTCATGAACGTGCAGTTCGCCCTCGCCCAGGACGTCCTCTACGTCCTCGAGGCCAACCCCCGCGCCTCGCGCACGGTGCCGTTCGTCGCCAAGGCGACCGGGGTGCCGGTGGCCAAGGCCGCCGCCCGCGTCATGCTCGGCGCGACGATCAAGGAGCTGCGCGCCGAGGGGATGCTGCCGCCGTTCGGCGACGGCGGCACGATGCCGAGCCACGCGCCGGTCGCCGTCAAGGAGGCGGTGCTCCCGTTCAAGCGGTTCCGCACCAAGGACGGCCAGGTCGTCGACAGCCTGCTCGGCCCGGAGATGCGCTCGACCGGTGAGGTCATGGGCATCGACGACGACTTCGGGACGGCGTTCGCCAAGGGGATGCTCGCCGCCGGGTCCGGTCTGCCCCGCGAGGGCAAGATCTTCGTGTCCGTCGCCAACCGCGACAAGCGCGCGATGATCTTCCCGGTCAAGCGCCTGGCCGACCTCGGGTTCACCATCGTGGCCACCACCGGAACCGCGGACGTGCTGCGCCGCAACGGGATCCCGTCCGAGGTCGTGCACAAGCACAGTGAGCGTGCCACCGCCGAGGGCAGCATCGTCGACCTCATCCTGGCCGGCGACATCGCCATGGTGGTCAACACGCCGAGCGGTCCCAACGCCCGGGCCGACGGCTACGCCATCCGCGCGGCGACGACCTCGATGGACCGTCCGATCGTCACCACGGTCCAGGAGCTCGCTGCCGCCGTGCAGGGCATCGAGTCGCAGATGAAGGGGGAGTTCACCGTGAAGCCGCTCCAGGAGCACGCCCGCGACCTCGACCTCTACGGTCGCACCGAGGCCGACCTGGCCGGTGGTGCCGCGTGA